In Clostridium sp. SY8519, one genomic interval encodes:
- the rsmH gene encoding 16S rRNA (cytosine(1402)-N(4))-methyltransferase RsmH: MEHKRRQHYSGKYPKRFEEKYKERNPEKYRDTIAHVIAKGNTPAGMHIPICVDEILEFLNVRPGQTGLDCTLGYGGHSLELLKKLGENGHLYGLDVDPIESVRTRDRLAAAGFGPDRFTLIQTNFANIDQVAASHGPFDFLLADLGVSSMQIDNPARGFSYKADGPLDLRLNPEAGQPAARRLQEMDEAEISGMLTENADEPCADQIARAIVRARRSGQQIRTTTDLRRIIADALSFLPKQEQKEAVKKSCARTFQALRIDVNREYEVLYELLRKLPEALAPGGRAAILTFHSGEDRLVKHVFREQKKQGLYTEVFKEVIRPSAEECRRNPRAHSAKLRRAIR; encoded by the coding sequence TTGGAACATAAACGAAGACAGCATTACAGCGGCAAATACCCGAAACGCTTTGAAGAAAAATACAAAGAACGAAACCCGGAAAAATACAGAGATACCATCGCCCACGTCATCGCCAAGGGGAATACCCCTGCAGGCATGCATATCCCGATCTGTGTGGATGAAATTCTGGAATTTCTGAATGTCCGCCCCGGCCAGACCGGTCTGGACTGCACCCTGGGATACGGTGGCCATTCCCTGGAACTGTTAAAGAAACTGGGAGAAAACGGCCACCTCTACGGCCTGGATGTGGATCCCATCGAATCGGTGCGCACCCGGGACCGTCTGGCCGCAGCAGGCTTCGGCCCTGACCGCTTCACCCTGATTCAGACAAATTTCGCCAACATCGACCAGGTGGCTGCGTCCCACGGCCCTTTTGACTTCCTACTGGCGGATCTCGGCGTTTCCTCCATGCAGATCGATAACCCAGCACGGGGATTTTCCTACAAGGCCGACGGACCGCTGGATCTGCGCCTGAACCCGGAAGCCGGACAGCCTGCCGCCCGGCGTCTGCAGGAAATGGACGAAGCGGAGATTTCCGGCATGCTGACGGAAAATGCCGATGAACCCTGCGCAGACCAGATCGCCCGGGCCATTGTGCGGGCACGTCGCAGCGGACAGCAGATCCGGACCACCACGGACCTGCGGCGGATCATTGCGGACGCCCTGTCCTTTCTTCCGAAACAGGAGCAGAAAGAAGCCGTAAAAAAATCCTGCGCCCGCACCTTCCAGGCGTTACGGATCGACGTAAACCGGGAATACGAAGTTCTTTACGAACTGCTGCGCAAACTGCCGGAAGCCCTTGCCCCCGGCGGACGGGCCGCGATTCTTACTTTCCATTCCGGGGAAGACCGTCTCGTAAAGCACGTTTTCCGGGAACAGAAAAAACAGGGGCTGTACACGGAAGTATTCAAAGAGGTCATCCGCCCTTCGGCGGAAGAATGCAGACGAAACCCCCGGGCCCATTCCGCCAAGCTGCGCCGGGCCATCCGCTAA